In one Candidatus Methanoperedens sp. genomic region, the following are encoded:
- a CDS encoding multiheme c-type cytochrome, with protein sequence MRLKLIYGIILGLMFMWIIPAVHAEGEFQLSYSCTSCHQERYNEWSRSMHALAVNDPIFEAAYLRAYQSDPKYRNFCLTCHSPTTRITNDFNLTKSISVEGITCSFCHSVTGVENNNFTFNPNNPMQGPYNDSKTDAHASAYSALHTKSEFCAGCHEFSINGVPISDTYSEWKEGPYAAEGKQCQDCHMETKSGAAAENGTIRDKVYQHFWYGGHTGQFLQNAFQIESSMQRTGNRVKVTINITNNNVGHMIPSGLPSRKVVLDFKASDEQGREIFSDQKVYAKTLVDQYGNEVADFWKAVSIAKDNRFKPKESRLEVFEFDVPDGTGKLDTQATLTYQLQAEIITTETESVNVELAKVSNTTTFNMAAQATPKGTPALGWVGILIAMTAAVLVIRRKR encoded by the coding sequence ATGAGATTAAAATTAATATACGGAATAATATTAGGTTTAATGTTCATGTGGATAATTCCAGCAGTGCATGCTGAAGGAGAATTTCAGTTAAGCTATTCCTGTACCAGCTGTCACCAGGAGAGGTATAACGAATGGTCCCGCTCGATGCATGCGCTGGCAGTTAACGACCCGATTTTTGAGGCAGCATACCTGAGAGCCTATCAATCCGACCCCAAATACAGGAACTTCTGCCTGACCTGCCACTCCCCAACGACCAGGATAACCAACGATTTCAACCTGACAAAATCGATATCTGTTGAAGGTATTACCTGCAGTTTCTGCCATTCAGTCACAGGAGTTGAGAATAACAATTTTACCTTCAATCCAAATAACCCAATGCAGGGACCTTATAATGATTCAAAGACAGATGCACATGCTTCTGCATACTCGGCGCTCCATACAAAATCAGAGTTCTGTGCAGGATGCCACGAGTTCTCGATCAACGGCGTGCCCATCTCCGATACCTATTCGGAATGGAAGGAAGGACCCTATGCAGCCGAGGGAAAGCAATGCCAGGACTGCCATATGGAGACAAAAAGCGGGGCTGCAGCGGAGAACGGGACAATCCGGGATAAGGTTTACCAGCACTTCTGGTACGGTGGACACACCGGGCAGTTCTTACAAAATGCTTTTCAGATAGAGTCATCGATGCAGAGAACAGGAAACCGGGTCAAAGTTACGATCAATATTACCAACAACAACGTGGGTCACATGATTCCAAGCGGTCTCCCCTCAAGAAAGGTGGTTCTGGACTTTAAGGCAAGCGACGAGCAGGGACGGGAGATATTCAGTGACCAGAAAGTTTACGCCAAGACTCTTGTCGACCAATATGGTAATGAAGTGGCTGACTTCTGGAAGGCGGTCTCCATAGCCAAGGATAACAGATTCAAGCCGAAAGAGAGCAGGCTAGAGGTGTTCGAGTTTGATGTGCCAGATGGAACAGGTAAACTGGATACGCAGGCAACGTTGACCTATCAGCTGCAAGCAGAGATTATTACCACGGAAACGGAATCTGTGAACGTGGAATTAGCAAAGGTAAGCAACACCACAACATTCAACATGGCAGCCCAGGCAACGCCAAAAGGAACGCCGGCACTGGGATGGGTTGGGATTCTTATAGCCATGACAGCAGCCGTATTGGTAATTAGAAGAAAAAGATAG
- a CDS encoding PH domain-containing protein has product MELKLDKDEYPVGYARIGGGVLVLTNLRLLIDRGFRIFGEKTKSIRIKDITDVKFNKSFLFGTGIDIKYVEDNREHTIFTEFTAATEAKEITDKVRSLLKGGILAPVEVPKGEVGRISLEEAEQIALNFMEKKASNLKVDEIRHIAGAWNIILSNQDTYAVVVGDDGEVEAWKKITKSQGSGTFR; this is encoded by the coding sequence ATGGAACTAAAGCTGGATAAAGATGAATATCCCGTTGGCTATGCAAGGATTGGTGGCGGAGTTCTGGTTTTAACGAACTTGCGGCTTTTAATAGACCGCGGGTTCAGGATATTCGGAGAAAAAACAAAATCAATCCGGATAAAAGACATCACAGACGTGAAATTCAATAAGAGCTTCTTGTTCGGAACAGGTATCGATATAAAATATGTAGAAGATAACAGGGAGCATACCATTTTTACAGAATTTACTGCCGCAACAGAGGCAAAAGAAATTACAGATAAGGTTCGCTCTTTGCTGAAAGGAGGTATTCTGGCACCCGTTGAAGTTCCAAAAGGGGAGGTAGGAAGGATTTCATTGGAAGAAGCAGAGCAAATTGCGCTGAATTTTATGGAAAAAAAAGCCAGTAATCTTAAAGTTGATGAAATAAGACATATTGCAGGGGCATGGAATATTATCCTGTCAAATCAGGATACATATGCTGTTGTTGTGGGCGATGACGGGGAAGTGGAAGCATGGAAGAAGATAACTAAAAGCCAGGGATCAGGAACTTTCAGGTGA
- a CDS encoding circadian clock protein KaiC → MRDKHPIHTTLSTDAMRILERYEKELGTKNAVLERALLGMDKLRFKEKIDIQNISRIIKRVKTGVPGFDGLVEGGIPEGFVVVVTGPPGTGKTIFSLQFLLEGIKNSERCIFFSFEEMADQLIKQTLRFGWDIGEYIDKGYLEIFGFSRFSTEEIIEIINIFKPNRIVFDSLNVFPDVGEFRRSMQWRNILKEIKDMKITCFAITEKRYSAEVKEFDDFDFMGDAIIFFDKRQKHDLDPYPTHYIQIQKMRLTKVNEIPNSFIFTNHGMTLMGTNLEKKLVDSSKAQKQVQGIMV, encoded by the coding sequence ATGCGCGATAAACACCCTATCCACACCACCCTCAGCACGGATGCGATGAGGATACTTGAGCGTTATGAGAAGGAGCTCGGGACAAAGAATGCTGTGCTTGAGCGCGCTCTACTCGGTATGGACAAGCTCAGGTTCAAAGAAAAGATAGACATTCAAAATATCAGCAGGATCATCAAAAGGGTAAAAACCGGTGTTCCCGGCTTTGACGGGCTTGTTGAAGGGGGCATACCCGAAGGCTTTGTCGTGGTGGTAACAGGTCCACCGGGTACTGGAAAGACCATATTTTCACTGCAGTTTTTGCTTGAAGGAATAAAGAATAGCGAACGATGTATTTTTTTTTCTTTCGAGGAAATGGCGGACCAGCTTATAAAGCAGACCCTTCGCTTCGGATGGGATATCGGAGAGTATATCGATAAAGGATATCTTGAGATCTTCGGGTTCAGCAGGTTTTCAACAGAGGAGATAATTGAAATCATTAATATTTTCAAGCCCAATAGGATTGTTTTTGATTCACTTAATGTATTTCCTGATGTCGGGGAGTTCAGGCGGTCCATGCAGTGGCGGAATATCCTGAAGGAAATAAAGGACATGAAGATAACGTGCTTCGCTATCACTGAAAAAAGATATAGCGCTGAAGTAAAAGAATTTGATGATTTCGATTTTATGGGCGATGCTATCATTTTTTTCGATAAGAGGCAGAAGCATGATCTGGATCCATACCCGACCCATTATATTCAGATCCAAAAAATGCGATTGACAAAAGTCAATGAAATACCCAACTCGTTCATTTTTACAAACCACGGAATGACGCTCATGGGTACCAATCTGGAAAAAAAACTTGTGGATTCTTCCAAGGCTCAGAAACAGGTACAGGGGATCATGGTGTAA
- a CDS encoding type II toxin-antitoxin system VapC family toxin: protein MKHRIFLDTNVIIFAFEFPDSNSNTIIEQLNDGKIEAIISERVIKEVYRYFKKYYDKKLADSFRNYLYKACRILLSKDVKDTMKKYRGQIKEKDLEQLAVVKKYGIKYIISLDRDFIGQEEYRTPRQFVELIYGESKESDF from the coding sequence ATGAAGCATAGAATCTTTCTGGATACCAACGTTATCATATTCGCCTTTGAATTCCCAGACTCAAATTCAAATACGATCATAGAACAGCTAAACGATGGAAAAATAGAGGCTATAATTTCAGAACGCGTAATAAAGGAAGTCTATCGTTATTTTAAAAAATATTATGATAAAAAACTTGCAGACAGCTTCAGGAATTATCTCTATAAAGCCTGCAGGATACTACTTTCCAAAGACGTTAAAGATACTATGAAAAAATACCGTGGACAAATAAAAGAAAAAGACTTGGAACAATTAGCTGTTGTGAAGAAATATGGGATTAAATATATCATAAGCCTGGACAGGGATTTCATAGGGCAGGAGGAGTACAGGACACCCAGGCAATTTGTAGAGTTAATCTACGGTGAAAGTAAAGAGAGCGATTTCTGA
- a CDS encoding cohesin domain-containing protein yields the protein MNDFYGVVISEEEPDDGGGNQTAYVYGHNKIYNAIKSVYPTLRVYPGVHASQLKMSSANLTNLSKDGLVDDWFAYHVNTADADSMATWFDGLKQQQTIYGEDNVYGLIWATTNDSTSDGRDPSNYTREVFELGVSKGVKNIGFYGVDNFKVNIFWIYYDFFNPSLPSWNRSELAKGVFNEMVSRYSTNNLSGFYMSNTTNIVGTDYITYSKKIYPYDINILNFTITPSSDSVNVTVNIWNTTGDYYKKWNESSENHSVITQHTMGDFPINTKFDIKKNGAKWNSYTSNSTGYITFTYGDGYSEIQFEATLSSSNGYIPPSPTNLAETHGNFWVNHTWQAGSGSITNSYNISHNGTWSNGTANTYFNASVGAHGWSNITVYAFNSSGNGTINTTGISQNTRVPNNNPVQQSIGKKSVNEGQWLNFTISSTDVDNDVLTYRTNATKGYLTQKNFSWKPTYSDAGIYYWEFNTTDNYSAVASETITVTVNDVDTNTTPTITNIANGTVGDTWGILNATIDQSNAISYIRYSKNSDLTGYAQTSNLTGGTDRTVKVANLDNGTKYYYQWFAHNNSNTTLRTNSTTYNFTTNSNVSVPHNFIPPAPANLQNTAGNHWVNHTWQSGAGNITDSYNVSVNGIWINGSSNTFYNNSAGAGNWSNITVWAFNNSGTGSLSSVSVSQNTQVPLAIALDTNTTPSITNVTNGSVGDTFSIINFTVDQSNALTQIKYSINSDLSDPSQTANQSGGTDRSVDITGLNNDTRYYDSVFAFNGSNMSLWANSSISSFITDNNVTYDPPGITSWSNNKTNSSSLSVTVNTSEAVSFNVTVDQTVKATWYINGIEVFNQSGVNGSTYINSTAVAGFWNVTASALNTTTGLSDSKEWLWNVTVAPTPTATASATPTATATDTPTPTATATATPTPTPTATDTPTPTPTATDTPTPTPTATATPTPTATATATPTPTATATDTPTPTPTATPTPTATATDTPTTPTPTATPTPTATATDTPTPTPTATPTPTATATDTPTPTATATATPTPTATATATATSTPTATDTPTPTATATATATSTPTATDTPTPTATATATATSTPTATATDTPTPTATATDTPTPTATATDTPTPTATVTATPTPTQTAAKVVISPSNKTVSQGQMFNLSISIDPSGNAIAGAQLNIAFNQSILNVNSITEGDLFRQNGASTFFNNGTINNSLGTIVNISEAVLGHSNVSTPGTFIIINATAIGSSGASGINLSNVKISDPGGVAIPLNLTNGVVSITVYPRYDVNEDGIVNIEDLTIIEQHFNEIVVAPYPRYDVNMDGVVDIADLTIAAQHFGEKT from the coding sequence ATGAACGATTTTTATGGTGTTGTAATAAGTGAGGAAGAACCCGATGATGGTGGAGGTAATCAGACGGCGTATGTCTATGGTCATAATAAAATTTATAATGCTATCAAAAGTGTATATCCAACACTAAGAGTATATCCTGGTGTCCACGCATCACAGTTGAAAATGTCAAGTGCAAATTTAACCAATCTCAGTAAAGATGGACTGGTAGATGATTGGTTTGCTTATCATGTAAATACCGCAGATGCAGATAGTATGGCAACTTGGTTCGATGGTCTCAAGCAACAACAAACTATTTATGGGGAAGATAATGTTTACGGATTGATTTGGGCAACTACTAATGATAGCACTTCTGATGGAAGAGACCCATCTAATTATACGAGAGAGGTCTTTGAATTGGGGGTATCAAAAGGAGTTAAAAATATTGGGTTTTATGGTGTTGATAATTTCAAGGTCAATATATTTTGGATATATTATGATTTTTTCAATCCTTCATTACCAAGTTGGAACAGAAGTGAATTAGCGAAAGGTGTATTTAATGAAATGGTTAGTAGATACTCCACAAATAATTTATCTGGATTTTATATGAGTAATACCACTAACATAGTAGGTACAGATTACATTACTTATTCTAAAAAAATATATCCTTATGATATAAATATTCTTAACTTTACTATAACACCTTCATCAGATTCTGTCAATGTCACCGTCAATATATGGAATACCACAGGAGATTACTATAAGAAATGGAATGAGAGTAGTGAAAATCACAGCGTTATTACACAACATACGATGGGTGATTTTCCGATTAACACTAAATTTGATATAAAAAAGAATGGGGCTAAATGGAACTCTTATACCAGCAACTCAACAGGATATATTACATTTACTTATGGTGACGGTTATTCTGAAATACAGTTCGAGGCGACTCTGTCATCATCTAATGGCTATATACCACCATCGCCAACGAATTTAGCAGAAACACACGGCAACTTCTGGGTGAACCATACATGGCAGGCCGGTTCAGGTAGCATCACAAATAGTTATAACATAAGTCATAACGGTACGTGGTCAAACGGCACTGCAAACACTTATTTCAATGCTTCAGTCGGGGCTCATGGATGGAGCAATATAACCGTATATGCCTTTAACAGTTCAGGCAATGGGACGATCAATACAACGGGTATAAGCCAGAATACAAGGGTTCCAAACAATAATCCAGTCCAGCAGTCAATAGGCAAAAAGAGCGTGAACGAAGGTCAATGGCTGAATTTCACAATATCCTCTACTGATGTTGATAATGATGTATTGACCTACAGAACTAATGCAACAAAAGGTTATTTAACTCAAAAAAACTTTTCGTGGAAACCCACATACTCTGATGCGGGAATATATTATTGGGAATTCAATACAACGGATAACTACAGTGCTGTAGCTTCTGAAACTATAACCGTTACTGTGAATGACGTTGATACGAATACTACTCCCACAATTACTAATATCGCTAATGGTACAGTCGGGGATACATGGGGAATCTTGAACGCTACAATAGATCAAAGCAATGCAATTTCATACATTAGATACTCCAAGAACTCTGATCTAACGGGTTATGCTCAAACTTCTAACTTAACAGGTGGAACTGATAGGACTGTCAAGGTTGCCAATTTAGATAACGGAACCAAGTATTATTATCAGTGGTTTGCCCATAACAATAGTAACACAACACTGCGGACAAATTCGACTACCTATAATTTCACGACGAACAGCAATGTATCTGTACCACATAACTTTATCCCGCCCGCACCTGCTAATTTACAGAATACAGCAGGAAATCATTGGGTCAACCATACCTGGCAATCTGGCGCTGGAAACATTACAGATAGCTATAATGTTAGCGTAAACGGTATCTGGATAAATGGCAGTTCGAATACGTTCTATAATAATTCTGCCGGTGCAGGAAATTGGTCCAACATAACAGTATGGGCATTTAATAACAGCGGCACAGGAAGTTTGAGTTCAGTTTCTGTATCTCAAAATACACAGGTGCCTCTGGCAATTGCTCTTGATACTAATACGACCCCTTCAATAACCAATGTGACGAACGGTTCGGTTGGCGATACTTTTAGCATAATTAATTTCACAGTAGACCAGAGCAATGCATTGACTCAAATTAAGTATTCCATAAATTCTGATTTATCGGATCCTTCACAGACCGCGAACCAGTCAGGCGGTACGGACAGGAGTGTCGACATAACCGGCCTGAACAACGACACCAGGTATTACGACTCAGTTTTCGCTTTCAACGGTTCTAATATGTCCTTATGGGCAAATTCGAGCATTTCCAGTTTCATAACGGATAACAATGTCACCTACGACCCCCCAGGCATAACATCGTGGAGCAACAATAAGACAAACAGTTCATCTCTGTCTGTCACCGTCAATACCAGTGAGGCTGTCTCCTTCAACGTGACCGTCGACCAGACCGTGAAGGCGACCTGGTACATCAACGGAATAGAGGTATTCAATCAGAGCGGTGTAAACGGTTCCACATATATCAACAGCACCGCAGTTGCAGGATTCTGGAACGTAACTGCTTCTGCTCTGAATACTACAACTGGTCTCTCGGATTCGAAGGAATGGCTCTGGAATGTAACCGTAGCACCTACTCCAACTGCAACTGCCTCAGCTACTCCAACTGCAACTGCAACAGACACACCTACTCCAACTGCAACTGCAACAGCTACACCTACTCCAACCCCAACAGCAACAGACACACCTACTCCAACCCCAACAGCAACAGACACACCTACACCAACCCCAACAGCAACAGCCACACCTACACCAACAGCAACTGCAACAGCTACACCTACCCCAACTGCAACAGCAACAGACACACCTACTCCAACCCCAACAGCAACACCTACCCCAACTGCAACAGCAACAGACACACCTACTACCCCAACCCCAACAGCAACACCTACCCCAACTGCAACAGCAACAGACACACCTACTCCAACCCCAACAGCAACACCTACCCCAACTGCAACAGCAACAGACACACCTACTCCAACAGCCACAGCAACAGCTACACCTACTCCAACAGCCACAGCAACAGCTACAGCTACATCTACCCCAACAGCAACAGACACACCTACTCCAACAGCCACAGCAACAGCTACAGCTACATCTACCCCAACAGCAACAGACACACCTACTCCAACAGCCACAGCAACAGCTACAGCTACATCTACCCCAACAGCAACTGCAACAGACACACCTACTCCAACTGCCACTGCAACAGACACACCTACTCCAACTGCCACTGCTACAGATACACCTACTCCAACTGCAACTGTAACAGCTACACCTACTCCAACCCAAACAGCGGCAAAAGTTGTTATCAGCCCTTCAAACAAGACAGTATCTCAGGGGCAAATGTTTAATTTGAGTATATCTATTGATCCATCCGGTAATGCAATTGCAGGTGCGCAGCTAAACATTGCTTTTAACCAGTCCATACTTAATGTCAACAGTATCACAGAGGGAGATCTTTTTAGACAGAACGGAGCAAGTACATTCTTCAATAACGGTACAATAAATAATTCTCTGGGTACGATCGTAAATATCTCCGAAGCTGTCCTCGGGCACTCAAATGTATCGACTCCAGGCACATTCATCATTATCAACGCTACTGCAATCGGTTCATCGGGCGCATCCGGAATTAATCTCTCCAATGTGAAAATCAGCGATCCCGGTGGGGTTGCGATTCCTTTGAATTTGACAAACGGAGTTGTATCTATAACTGTCTATCCGCGCTACGATGTCAATGAGGACGGAATCGTAAATATCGAAGATTTGACGATCATCGAACAGCATTTCAATGAAATTGTTGTAGCGCCTTATCCTCGCTATGATGTGAATATGGACGGCGTTGTGGATATTGCAGATCTCACAATAGCAGCCCAGCACTTTGGTGAAAAAACATGA
- a CDS encoding metal-dependent hydrolase, with protein MLSEHLIYSTAIAIIAGMLWYKYTGRDPSWIIIVSAYAPDFDIVAGELFKKLGINILINGAPISHGDFHNIAFLLLFATTAALVLRLAGMRFWDSFLFAGIGFGAHMFEDALVFKPFYTFLWPISEQKLGIGLFDYKPDLYGIANTDVLMVGLILMVLCGGIRVLYEGKGGIRRIARSVGIAAAIMIFMISVFSIIDIGVVEKVNSIRENGYIDNWSFTQNASWDSTIYHSGKHSAKIEIWNYDNRIIRRWVSERISVKPNTTYLFSSWGRTEGAGGTNTPWVLIGEMDSNNTLIMERSLKFNNGTNDWTQKQIKFKTSNDTYWVLVYADIFRGYGTFWFDDLELYAEGTNKNIIPNSGFELGYTYYY; from the coding sequence ATGCTATCCGAACACCTCATCTACTCAACAGCCATAGCAATAATCGCAGGCATGCTCTGGTATAAATACACAGGCAGAGACCCCTCATGGATCATCATAGTCAGCGCCTATGCACCCGACTTTGATATAGTCGCCGGGGAGTTGTTCAAAAAATTAGGTATAAACATCCTCATCAACGGCGCTCCAATCAGCCACGGGGATTTCCACAACATAGCCTTCCTGCTGCTTTTCGCCACCACGGCGGCGCTTGTGCTGAGGTTGGCGGGCATGAGGTTCTGGGATTCGTTCCTTTTCGCGGGGATTGGGTTCGGGGCGCACATGTTCGAAGATGCGCTGGTGTTCAAACCGTTTTATACATTTCTCTGGCCGATATCTGAGCAGAAGTTGGGGATCGGGTTATTTGATTATAAGCCTGATCTTTATGGGATAGCGAATACGGATGTGTTGATGGTGGGATTGATCTTAATGGTCTTATGCGGGGGGATAAGAGTCCTGTATGAAGGAAAAGGAGGCATCAGGAGGATTGCAAGATCGGTTGGTATTGCGGCTGCAATTATGATTTTTATGATATCTGTGTTTAGCATTATCGATATAGGGGTGGTGGAAAAAGTAAATTCGATAAGAGAAAATGGATATATTGATAATTGGTCTTTCACGCAGAATGCATCGTGGGATTCAACTATCTATCATAGTGGTAAACATTCAGCCAAAATTGAGATTTGGAATTATGACAATAGAATCATAAGAAGATGGGTAAGTGAACGAATATCAGTTAAACCGAATACTACATATCTTTTCTCATCATGGGGCAGGACAGAAGGTGCAGGAGGTACAAACACTCCTTGGGTGTTAATAGGGGAAATGGATTCTAACAATACGTTGATAATGGAAAGGAGTCTAAAATTCAACAATGGAACAAATGACTGGACGCAGAAGCAAATAAAATTTAAGACAAGCAACGATACATACTGGGTTTTAGTATATGCTGATATCTTTAGGGGTTATGGAACTTTCTGGTTTGATGACTTAGAGCTGTATGCGGAGGGGACTAATAAGAATATAATTCCAAATAGTGGATTTGAATTGGGTTATACATATTACTATTGA